One window from the genome of Streptomyces cadmiisoli encodes:
- a CDS encoding acyclic terpene utilization AtuA family protein, with the protein MDNEPVDFVTVLAPNGMLGAGFPEATIERGLRLGADVISVDGGSTDSGPYYLGASQPKTTRAAVARDLRILLKAAAGAGIPLIVGSCGTSGTDDGVDWVADIVADVQADEGLELRVARIYSEQDAGELKKRLDAGRIHALPPTGELRPETLDNCTHIVGVMGHEPIVAALEAGADVVLAGRATDTAIAAAYPLMRGMPAGPTWHAAKIIECGGQCTTNPRAGGVLATIDANGFSIEPLDPTVACTPVSVAAHMLYETANPFEMREPDGTLDVREAAYTARDDRTVRVEGSQFHVAEQHTIKLEGARIAGYETMSFTAIRDPHILADIEAWADLLSTVIKQRVEQTIGLSQDKYAFDVRLYGYNAVLGDLEPAQGAPREVGVMLLVNAPDQATATAVAKIANPLMLHLPTADMDYLPSLAFATSPAEIERGPAYEFVLNHVVDSVTPTDMFRIEFEEAAHHD; encoded by the coding sequence ATGGACAACGAACCGGTCGACTTCGTCACGGTCCTCGCGCCGAACGGCATGCTCGGCGCGGGCTTCCCCGAGGCCACCATCGAGCGGGGTCTGCGACTCGGCGCCGATGTGATCTCCGTCGACGGGGGGAGCACCGACTCCGGCCCCTACTACCTCGGCGCGTCGCAGCCCAAGACCACGCGCGCGGCGGTCGCCCGCGACCTTCGCATCCTGCTGAAAGCGGCAGCGGGGGCCGGAATTCCGCTGATCGTGGGCTCGTGCGGGACCAGTGGCACCGACGACGGGGTCGACTGGGTCGCGGACATCGTCGCCGACGTCCAAGCCGACGAAGGGCTGGAGCTGCGCGTGGCGCGGATCTACAGCGAACAGGACGCCGGTGAACTGAAGAAGCGCCTGGACGCCGGCCGGATCCACGCCCTGCCTCCTACAGGGGAGCTACGGCCGGAAACGCTGGACAACTGCACACACATCGTCGGCGTGATGGGACACGAGCCGATCGTCGCCGCGCTCGAAGCGGGCGCAGACGTCGTACTGGCAGGCCGCGCCACCGACACGGCCATCGCCGCCGCCTACCCGCTCATGCGGGGAATGCCCGCGGGGCCGACATGGCACGCAGCCAAAATCATCGAGTGCGGCGGGCAATGCACCACCAACCCGCGCGCCGGCGGGGTACTCGCCACCATCGACGCGAACGGCTTCTCCATCGAACCGCTCGACCCGACGGTGGCCTGCACACCGGTCTCGGTCGCGGCCCACATGCTCTACGAGACCGCGAACCCCTTCGAGATGCGCGAACCCGACGGCACACTGGACGTCCGCGAGGCCGCCTACACCGCTCGCGACGACCGCACGGTGCGAGTGGAGGGTTCGCAGTTCCACGTCGCCGAACAGCACACCATCAAGCTGGAAGGCGCCCGGATCGCCGGCTACGAGACCATGTCGTTCACCGCGATCCGGGACCCGCACATCCTCGCCGACATCGAAGCCTGGGCCGATCTCCTGAGCACCGTGATCAAGCAGAGGGTGGAGCAGACGATCGGCCTTAGCCAGGACAAGTACGCCTTCGACGTGCGCCTCTACGGCTACAACGCCGTGCTGGGAGACCTCGAACCGGCTCAGGGTGCACCGCGGGAGGTGGGGGTCATGCTGCTGGTCAACGCGCCGGACCAGGCCACCGCCACCGCCGTCGCCAAGATCGCCAACCCGTTGATGCTGCACCTGCCGACGGCCGACATGGACTACTTGCCGAGCCTCGCGTTCGCCACCTCACCCGCCGAGATCGAGCGCGGACCCGCCTACGAGTTCGTGCTCAACCACGTCGTCGACAGCGTCACCCCCACCGACATGTTCCGCATCGAATTCGAGGAGGCTGCGCACCATGACTGA
- a CDS encoding DUF4387 domain-containing protein, whose product MTETGPTTLADLALEIRSKNAGPFWVTMELFLRDEDGYRVAADESFLNEHTVAGLYGIDAAQIQMFRIPSLHVVKISFPRPVSQASLRDRDIHSGQHHVPLALLPVPGTGNVVRE is encoded by the coding sequence ATGACTGAGACCGGCCCGACCACGCTCGCGGACCTGGCACTCGAGATCCGGTCCAAGAACGCCGGCCCGTTCTGGGTCACCATGGAGTTGTTCCTGCGCGACGAGGACGGATACCGCGTCGCCGCGGACGAATCGTTCCTCAACGAGCACACGGTCGCCGGGCTCTACGGAATCGACGCGGCGCAGATCCAGATGTTCCGTATCCCGTCGCTGCACGTCGTGAAGATCTCCTTCCCCCGCCCCGTCAGCCAGGCCTCGCTCCGCGACCGTGACATCCACTCGGGCCAGCACCACGTCCCACTGGCGCTCCTGCCCGTACCCGGTACGGGCAACGTCGTCCGGGAGTGA
- a CDS encoding HAD family hydrolase, whose protein sequence is MFRATIFDLDDTLVDTQGGWAQVCADFAARHGHRWSAEDTAALHGNGSWATYVAGLCGNAVTSTDVVTSCTAAMLDECAQGHVRALPGAVELVHEAERHGPVGVATASPRRFVKAVLEDLGLAGLLRAVVCGEDVAQVKPAPDPYLRAAAEVGVPPCCCLAVEDSPSGIRSAATAGMGVLAVPRDSMTLPDDVSRLPVALARSAVDALPLLPGLLAPRPRSLVRGGAPARTAG, encoded by the coding sequence GTGTTCCGAGCAACGATCTTCGACCTCGACGACACCCTCGTCGACACCCAGGGCGGCTGGGCACAGGTGTGCGCCGACTTCGCCGCCCGCCACGGTCACCGATGGAGCGCCGAGGACACCGCGGCGCTGCACGGCAACGGCAGTTGGGCCACGTACGTCGCCGGGCTGTGCGGCAATGCGGTGACCAGCACCGACGTGGTGACCTCCTGCACCGCCGCGATGCTCGACGAATGCGCCCAGGGGCACGTGCGTGCGCTGCCCGGAGCGGTCGAGTTGGTCCATGAAGCCGAACGGCACGGGCCTGTCGGTGTGGCTACGGCAAGTCCTCGCCGCTTCGTGAAGGCGGTCCTCGAAGATCTGGGCCTGGCAGGCTTGTTGCGGGCTGTGGTGTGCGGCGAGGACGTCGCACAGGTCAAACCGGCGCCGGACCCGTATCTGCGCGCGGCCGCCGAAGTCGGGGTCCCACCCTGCTGCTGCCTGGCCGTCGAAGACTCGCCGAGCGGCATCCGCTCGGCCGCTACCGCCGGCATGGGCGTTCTCGCCGTCCCCCGCGACAGCATGACGCTGCCGGACGATGTCTCCCGACTGCCCGTGGCACTGGCCCGCAGTGCGGTCGACGCCCTGCCATTGTTGCCCGGACTGCTCGCGCCCCGGCCTCGGTCCCTGGTCCGTGGCGGCGCTCCGGCACGCACCGCCGGCTGA
- the ribB gene encoding 3,4-dihydroxy-2-butanone-4-phosphate synthase, which yields MTSVSVRRSMDLLALAVDDLRAGRPVIVVDDEDRENEGDLVMAAEFATAEALGFFVRWTSGLICAPMDPEVADRLELPLMVPPVPGMDVAETTAYTVSVDAVGVGSGISAADRAVTARALADPGTRPDQLVRPGHVFPLRARPGGIAERRGHTEATVDLLRLAGLSPVGVISEICEDDGSVARSDRLRAFAEEHGLTLVSIEQLSHRLRPSDPATV from the coding sequence GTGACGTCTGTATCGGTGCGGCGGTCGATGGATCTGCTCGCGCTCGCCGTCGATGATCTGCGGGCCGGGCGGCCGGTCATCGTGGTCGATGACGAGGACCGGGAGAACGAGGGCGACCTGGTGATGGCGGCGGAGTTCGCGACGGCCGAGGCCCTCGGCTTCTTCGTCCGCTGGACCAGCGGGCTGATCTGCGCGCCCATGGATCCGGAGGTCGCGGACCGGCTGGAGCTGCCTCTGATGGTCCCGCCCGTTCCCGGCATGGACGTGGCCGAGACGACGGCCTACACCGTGTCGGTGGACGCGGTCGGCGTCGGCTCGGGGATCTCCGCGGCCGACCGCGCGGTGACCGCGCGGGCGCTGGCCGATCCCGGCACCCGGCCGGATCAGCTGGTCCGCCCCGGGCACGTGTTTCCCCTGCGTGCCCGCCCCGGAGGGATCGCCGAACGGCGCGGACACACCGAGGCCACCGTCGATCTCCTGCGCCTCGCCGGCCTCTCGCCGGTCGGCGTGATCAGCGAGATCTGTGAGGACGACGGCTCCGTCGCCCGTTCCGACCGATTGCGGGCCTTCGCCGAAGAACACGGCCTGACGCTCGTATCGATCGAGCAGTTGTCGCACCGGCTGCGGCCCTCCGACCCTGCGACGGTGTGA
- a CDS encoding nuclear transport factor 2 family protein — translation MSEEIPSTPERLPDRDGCQLVDAYAHHADRREPALFTEDAHVAMYEGDPATTAPSAEFNGWDILAEAFAGLGQYMATTHFNGQSRLTLDGDRAAGETYCLAHHLTVHDEGRTLMVMALRYVDVFVRGGEGTWRFEDRALIIDWVDTRASQS, via the coding sequence ATGTCGGAGGAGATTCCGTCCACGCCGGAAAGGCTCCCGGACCGAGACGGGTGTCAGCTCGTCGACGCCTACGCACACCACGCCGACCGCCGCGAACCGGCACTGTTCACGGAGGACGCCCACGTCGCCATGTACGAGGGCGATCCCGCCACGACTGCGCCGAGCGCGGAATTCAACGGGTGGGACATCCTCGCGGAGGCATTCGCGGGGCTCGGGCAGTACATGGCGACAACGCACTTCAACGGGCAGAGTCGCCTGACGCTGGACGGCGACCGTGCCGCCGGCGAGACGTACTGCCTAGCGCATCATCTGACGGTGCACGACGAGGGACGCACCCTCATGGTGATGGCGTTGCGCTACGTCGATGTGTTCGTCCGAGGGGGGGAGGGCACCTGGAGGTTCGAGGACCGGGCACTGATCATCGACTGGGTCGACACCCGAGCTTCGCAGTCTTAG
- a CDS encoding dihydrofolate reductase — MNVGLIWAQTLDGVIGVDNSIPWRLPEDMAHFKAITVGHPVVMGRRTWDSLPARFRPLPGRRNIVVTRNPQWSAEGAERAGSIAEALDLAGEPSEQPAPAAAWVIGGGEIYRAALEYATTLSVTEVDSDTTGDTYAPTLDPAWKVTDDTGWQSSTSGLRYRIRGYSR; from the coding sequence ATGAACGTCGGGCTCATCTGGGCACAGACCCTGGATGGCGTGATCGGCGTGGACAACTCGATCCCGTGGCGGCTGCCCGAGGACATGGCACATTTCAAGGCGATCACCGTCGGTCATCCGGTGGTGATGGGGCGCAGGACGTGGGATTCGCTGCCTGCGCGATTCCGACCGCTGCCCGGCAGGCGCAACATCGTGGTGACGCGCAATCCGCAATGGTCGGCCGAAGGCGCGGAACGTGCCGGGTCGATCGCGGAGGCTCTGGACCTCGCGGGCGAGCCGTCGGAGCAACCAGCCCCTGCCGCGGCATGGGTGATCGGCGGCGGAGAGATCTACCGGGCGGCCCTGGAGTACGCCACGACGCTATCGGTGACGGAAGTCGACTCGGACACGACCGGAGACACATACGCTCCGACGCTGGACCCGGCGTGGAAGGTCACCGACGACACAGGATGGCAGTCCTCCACATCCGGGCTGCGCTACCGCATCCGCGGATACAGCCGCTGA
- a CDS encoding thymidylate synthase, whose protein sequence is MADTQYEDLLRLVLTSGTAKADRTGTGTRSVFGHQLRYDLSQGFPLVTTKKVHLKSIVYELLWFLRGDSNVGWLQEHGVSIWDEWADEHGELGPVYGAQWRSWPAPDGRHIDQISEVLDTLRKDPDSRRMIVSAWNVAELPNMALAPCHAFFQFYVADGKLSCQLYQRSADLFLGVPFNIASYALLTHMVAQQVDLEPGDFIWTGGDCHIYDNHVEQVTKQLSRTPYEFPGLRLRRADSLFEYAYSDVEVVDYQHHPAIKAPVAV, encoded by the coding sequence GTGGCGGATACGCAGTACGAAGACCTGTTGCGGCTGGTACTCACCTCCGGGACGGCCAAAGCCGACCGGACGGGCACCGGCACCCGAAGTGTGTTCGGGCACCAACTACGCTACGACCTCTCGCAGGGGTTCCCGCTGGTCACCACCAAAAAGGTGCATCTCAAGTCAATCGTGTACGAACTGCTGTGGTTCCTGAGGGGCGACTCGAACGTCGGCTGGCTGCAGGAGCACGGCGTCTCCATCTGGGACGAGTGGGCCGACGAGCACGGCGAGCTGGGTCCGGTGTACGGCGCGCAGTGGCGTTCCTGGCCCGCCCCGGACGGCAGGCACATCGACCAGATCAGCGAGGTCCTCGACACGCTGCGCAAGGACCCGGACTCGCGCCGGATGATCGTCTCCGCCTGGAACGTCGCCGAGCTGCCGAACATGGCCCTCGCGCCATGTCACGCCTTCTTCCAGTTCTACGTGGCCGACGGCAAGCTCTCCTGCCAGCTCTACCAGCGCAGCGCGGACCTTTTCCTCGGCGTCCCGTTCAACATCGCCAGCTACGCGCTGCTCACGCACATGGTGGCGCAACAGGTCGACCTCGAGCCGGGTGACTTCATCTGGACCGGCGGCGACTGCCACATCTACGACAACCACGTCGAGCAGGTGACCAAGCAGCTCTCGCGCACGCCCTACGAGTTTCCCGGTCTGCGTCTGCGTCGGGCGGACTCGCTTTTCGAGTACGCCTACTCCGATGTCGAGGTCGTCGACTACCAGCACCACCCGGCCATCAAGGCTCCGGTCGCGGTATGA